Proteins from a genomic interval of Papaver somniferum cultivar HN1 chromosome 4, ASM357369v1, whole genome shotgun sequence:
- the LOC113274206 gene encoding pollen-specific leucine-rich repeat extensin-like protein 3, protein MASKALIFLLVSLLVVASQASHLIPPPPKVPAVSPVKAPLKPSYPPTPVTVRSPPPPPIQVLTPPKTPPAPVQSRTPVPPVRTPSPPFRARAPPPPIKARAPPSPYTARTTPPPARTRTPPPPVRTRAPPPPYIAITPPPPVRTRTPPPPVRTRDPPPPYTARTPPPPIRSIAPPPPVTSIYPPPPAVVESPPFKVQHPVPLSACHGLCVTRCAKSKRKKYCMRSCKTCCKRCRCVPFGTHGHFETCPKCYRAQRTRGNKHKCP, encoded by the exons ATGGCTTCAAAAGCTTTAATCTTTTTGTTAGTCTCTCTTCTTGTAGTTGCATCACAG GCATCACATTTGATTCCACCACCACCAAAGGTTCCTGCTGTATCTCCAGTGAAAGCTCCTCTAAAACCCTCATATCCACCAACTCCCGTCACAGTACgatctccaccaccacctcctatcCAAGTCCTAACTCCACCAAAAACTCCACCTGCCCCAGTCCAATCAAGAACGCCAGTACCCCCTGTCAGAACCCCATCACCTCCATTCAGAGCACGAGCTCCACCACCTCCTATCAAAGCACGAGCTCCACCATCTCCTTACACAGCAAGAACCACACCACCTCCTGCTAGAACACGAACTCCACCACCTCCTGTCAGAACTCGAGCTCCACCACCTCCTTACATCGCAATAACCCCACCACCTCCTGTTAGAACACGAACTCCACCGCCTCCTGTCAGAACTCGAGATCCACCACCTCCTTACACAGCACGAACTCCACCACCTCCTATTAGATCCATAGCTCCACCACCTCCTGTCACATCCATATACCCACCACCACCTGCCGTAGTAGAGAGCCCTCCATTCAAGGTGCAGCATCCTGTCCCTTTGTCAGCTTGCCATGGGCTATGTGTGACTAGATGTGCAAAGTCTAAAAGAAAGAAGTATTGTATGAGATCTTGTAAGACGTGTTGTAAACGATGCAGATGTGTTCCATTCGGTACTCATGGTCATTTCGAAACTTGTCCAAAATGTTACCGTGCACAGAGGACCAGAGGCAACAAACACAAGTGCCCTTAA
- the LOC113274207 gene encoding extensin-3-like, whose translation MALKALVFFLVSLFVVVSQASHGPPRPPKVPAVAPVRAPYVPPIVRAPHPPTPVIVRAPPPPPIRRRTPLPPVRVRAPPPPVRRRAPPPPVTRRAPPPPYRSRAPSPPLTVRAPPPPVKARTPPPPYTTRTPPPPGRGRTPPPPAKVTYPPPPPAVVKSPPAKVQPPVPLSACRGLCLTRCGKHSRPNRCMRTCESCCKECRCVPTGTHGNYKTCPPCYHQKRTKDSKHKCP comes from the exons ATGGCTTTGAAAGCTTTAGTCTTTTTCTTAGtctctctttttgttgttgtatcaCAG GCATCACATGGGCCTCCACGACCCCCGAAGGTTCCTGCGGTAGCTCCGGTGAGAGCTCCGTATGTGCCTCCTATCGTTAGAGCCCCACATCCACCAACTCCAGTCATAGTAcgagctccaccaccacctcctatcAGAAGAAGAACACCACTACCTCCTGTCAGAGTAAGAGCTCCACCACCTCCTGTCAGAAGAAGAGCACCACCACCTCCTGTCACAAGACGAGCCCCACCACCTCCTTACAGATCACGAGCACCATCACCTCCTTTAACAGTACGAGCTCCACCACCTCCAGTCAAAGCACGAACTCCACCGCCTCCTTATACAACACGAACTCCACCACCACCTGGTAGAGGAAGGACACCACCGCCTCCAGCCAAAGTCACATACCCACCACCGCCACCAGCCGTAGTGAAAAGCCCTCCAGCGAAGGTGCAGCCTCCAGTTCCTCTTTCAGCTTGTCGTGGACTATGTTTGACCAGATGTGGAAAACATTCAAGACCGAACCGTTGTATGAGAACCTGTGAGTCATGTTGTAAAGAATGCAGGTGTGTTCCAACCGGTACTCATGGTAACTACAAAACATGTCCACCATGTTACCATCAAAAGAGAACCAAAGACAGCAAACACAAGTGCCCTTAA